In Sodalis ligni, a single genomic region encodes these proteins:
- a CDS encoding Wzt carbohydrate-binding domain-containing protein: MDVFILDAHGEPCSHFDPRDKITVVVRCHSHADLTRLNVGLRIRNKEGVKFTLGAHSIKTWLFLIKSKMMVRFSGNATLKQMRYSKLNLILFAA; this comes from the coding sequence TTGGATGTATTTATTTTAGATGCTCATGGTGAACCTTGTTCTCATTTCGATCCCCGTGATAAAATTACGGTTGTTGTTCGCTGCCACTCCCATGCCGACTTAACGAGGCTGAATGTTGGGTTGAGAATTCGAAATAAAGAAGGTGTAAAGTTTACTCTTGGGGCACACTCAATCAAGACATGGCTATTCTTAATCAAATCAAAAATGATGGTGAGATTTTCTGGAAACGCCACTTTGAAACAGATGAGATATTCCAAGTTAAATTTGATTTTATTTGCGGCTTAG
- a CDS encoding class I SAM-dependent methyltransferase, translating into MKNIENAYETAEEILNCCGGTKFLDIGCGNGQLVQELLIRGMDAQGIDISASRLDECNKTMPGRFHLSSATTLPLPINHSIPLLPLIA; encoded by the coding sequence ATGAAAAACATTGAAAATGCTTACGAAACGGCAGAAGAAATATTGAATTGTTGCGGCGGCACAAAGTTTCTCGATATTGGCTGCGGTAATGGCCAATTAGTCCAGGAACTGTTAATCCGCGGGATGGATGCTCAAGGTATTGATATCTCGGCCTCTAGGCTGGATGAATGCAATAAAACGATGCCAGGCCGTTTTCATCTATCCTCGGCAACAACTTTACCTTTGCCGATAAATCATTCGATACCACTATTGCCACTTATAGCTTAG
- a CDS encoding class I SAM-dependent methyltransferase: MVGKNLFAAGFRKHPSYYLINNYEALAREGEEVTILLECISPEALVHYPLDALKEERDLHMDMTREAGERSDAHIARYQWAASFVRPGDTVLDAACGLGYGSYLIQCGTMAVKTLGIDGSDYAIDYSKRNFSTMVNGLDFTAGMLPDALGNISDHSVDVVISFETLEHVPDPEAVLAEFYRILTPAGRIIVSVPNDWSDESEKTQTHFICMCIHWINCATKSKPSMILRR; the protein is encoded by the coding sequence ATGGTTGGGAAAAATCTTTTTGCCGCCGGATTTCGCAAACACCCTTCCTATTATCTAATAAATAATTATGAGGCATTGGCCCGGGAAGGCGAAGAAGTCACTATTCTCCTTGAATGCATATCTCCAGAAGCGTTGGTTCACTATCCGCTGGACGCATTGAAGGAAGAGCGTGATTTGCATATGGATATGACCCGCGAAGCAGGAGAGCGCTCAGATGCGCATATTGCACGTTACCAATGGGCTGCAAGCTTCGTGCGGCCTGGGGATACTGTGCTAGACGCAGCTTGTGGCCTGGGCTACGGTAGTTATTTAATCCAATGCGGTACCATGGCGGTGAAAACATTAGGCATTGACGGTAGCGATTACGCGATCGACTATAGTAAGCGTAATTTTTCCACAATGGTCAATGGACTCGATTTCACTGCCGGTATGCTTCCTGATGCATTAGGAAATATTTCTGATCATTCTGTCGATGTGGTTATTTCCTTTGAAACCCTTGAACATGTTCCGGACCCTGAAGCGGTATTGGCAGAATTTTATCGGATCCTTACGCCGGCGGGTCGGATTATTGTCAGTGTTCCTAATGATTGGAGTGATGAAAGCGAGAAGACCCAAACCCATTTCATTTGCATGTGTATACATTGGATAAATTGCGCGACCAAATCAAAACCCAGTATGATCTTGAGGCGTTAG
- a CDS encoding glycosyltransferase, with the protein MSLFIAPVWQESFGQVSPFAMNMRVPVIGYDVGAISEIVNSKEMLAPAGDAEKLADIAIELLNNNDLRSEMGRDHQLRAVGNFSVQAMISAYDLLYAEMAKKQYNNI; encoded by the coding sequence ATGTCTTTATTTATTGCACCCGTTTGGCAAGAAAGCTTTGGTCAAGTCAGTCCTTTTGCCATGAACATGCGAGTGCCGGTCATAGGCTATGACGTTGGAGCAATTAGTGAAATTGTTAATTCAAAGGAAATGTTGGCGCCCGCGGGTGATGCTGAAAAACTGGCGGATATAGCAATAGAGCTATTGAATAACAATGATTTGCGCTCTGAAATGGGGAGAGATCACCAGCTTCGCGCTGTGGGTAATTTCTCTGTACAGGCGATGATAAGCGCTTACGATCTTTTATATGCCGAAATGGCTAAAAAACAATACAACAACATATGA
- a CDS encoding glycosyltransferase, whose protein sequence is MKIVFFVHCFFPEHFYGTETYTLGLANHYRSWGHDVAVVSAVFQGEEKQPSLINRYTYQDIPVIAIDKNAIPHSRIKETYYQQEMLEVLEEILHELKPDVVHVTHLINHTSALLEVVGKLNIPTYATFTDFFGFCFNNKLEAANGGLCAGPSASRANCVACYLKESALGGHASGWMNRAATPAVANILAKGLVSLHKVGLLKNGHIKGLVEDLVRRPDTLSYLYNSFYKGAVAPTAFLKKAYEGNEIHVPMRKIWFGIDIDRSPKPERESTHIPIIGYIGQIAPHKGTDLLIEAFKRLPVNSAKLKIYGPTDQSISYMDTLRKMSEGVANIEFMGTFKQSLTADKFRDMDLFVIPSRWYENSPLVLLNSLATHTPVVVSDVEG, encoded by the coding sequence ATGAAAATTGTATTCTTTGTGCATTGTTTCTTTCCTGAGCATTTCTACGGAACTGAGACTTATACCCTGGGTTTAGCAAATCACTATCGTTCTTGGGGCCACGATGTCGCGGTTGTGTCCGCTGTTTTTCAGGGAGAAGAGAAGCAGCCCTCGCTGATTAATCGTTATACTTACCAGGATATTCCTGTTATCGCGATTGATAAAAATGCTATTCCGCATTCACGAATCAAGGAAACCTATTATCAACAGGAGATGCTTGAAGTTCTCGAGGAGATTCTGCACGAGCTCAAGCCGGACGTTGTGCATGTCACCCATTTAATTAACCACACTTCAGCATTGCTGGAAGTAGTGGGAAAACTAAATATTCCGACCTATGCAACATTTACTGATTTTTTTGGTTTTTGTTTTAATAATAAGCTGGAAGCTGCAAACGGCGGCTTATGCGCCGGTCCCTCTGCAAGTCGTGCAAATTGTGTAGCATGTTATCTCAAGGAATCTGCCCTGGGTGGCCATGCTAGCGGCTGGATGAATAGGGCCGCTACCCCTGCTGTAGCGAATATTTTGGCGAAGGGCTTGGTATCGTTGCATAAAGTCGGGTTGCTCAAAAATGGACATATTAAAGGGCTTGTTGAAGATCTTGTTCGCCGTCCTGATACCCTGTCTTATTTATACAATTCTTTTTATAAGGGGGCTGTTGCGCCCACAGCCTTTCTTAAGAAAGCATATGAAGGCAATGAAATACACGTCCCAATGCGAAAAATTTGGTTTGGCATCGATATCGATCGTAGCCCAAAACCCGAACGTGAAAGCACACATATTCCAATTATCGGTTATATTGGTCAAATAGCCCCTCATAAGGGGACGGATCTTTTAATTGAAGCGTTTAAACGGCTGCCTGTAAATTCGGCTAAATTGAAGATATATGGACCGACGGATCAATCTATAAGCTATATGGATACGCTGCGAAAAATGAGCGAGGGCGTAGCCAATATAGAGTTTATGGGAACGTTCAAACAGTCGCTGACGGCAGATAAATTCCGCGATATGGATTTATTTGTTATACCTTCGAGGTGGTATGAGAACAGCCCTCTTGTATTATTAAATTCTCTTGCGACCCATACACCTGTGGTGGTTTCTGATGTAGAGGGATGA
- a CDS encoding NAD-dependent epimerase/dehydratase family protein, whose product MLNAMVSQNVPRIIFISSGGTVYGNPQYIPIDEQHPTDPVVSYGITKLAIEKYLHMYSNLHGLKVITLRVANPYGERQRVETAQGAIGVFLHNALKGLPIEIWGDGTVQRDYIHVSDVAEAFAKAVTYDGDKECFNISSGIGTSLNDLIDMLRGFLPEPIQVNYQPGRPFDIAVSVLSNDLARKELGWQPKVSMQAGMTRAANWMRQSLENQAT is encoded by the coding sequence ATGCTGAATGCAATGGTTAGCCAGAATGTCCCCCGAATTATTTTTATTTCATCGGGCGGTACGGTATATGGGAATCCACAATATATTCCTATCGATGAACAGCATCCGACCGATCCGGTGGTCTCTTATGGTATCACTAAACTTGCAATCGAAAAATATTTGCACATGTACAGCAATTTACATGGTTTGAAAGTCATTACCCTGCGTGTGGCAAATCCATATGGCGAACGCCAACGTGTAGAAACAGCCCAAGGAGCGATTGGTGTATTTCTGCATAATGCTCTTAAAGGACTTCCTATTGAAATCTGGGGAGACGGCACCGTACAGCGTGATTATATCCATGTCAGCGATGTTGCCGAGGCCTTTGCCAAAGCCGTAACCTATGACGGTGATAAGGAGTGCTTTAACATCAGTTCAGGTATTGGTACAAGTCTCAATGACTTAATTGACATGCTGAGAGGTTTTTTGCCGGAACCTATTCAGGTAAACTATCAACCAGGACGGCCTTTTGACATTGCTGTTAGTGTGCTTAGCAATGATCTCGCACGCAAGGAGTTAGGCTGGCAACCTAAAGTCAGCATGCAGGCAGGAATGACTCGAGCTGCTAACTGGATGAGACAGTCCCTGGAAAATCAAGCCACTTAA
- a CDS encoding glycosyltransferase translates to MRVLLTAHQFFPAYKAGTEILTLSVAKELSRHGHEVRVFTGHLGDESLEESDRYDEYEYEGIHVYRFHHAYTPMAGQTSLIEVGYKNELALRFFREIVEEFKPDLVHYFHLNRLGIGLINYLADQAVPQYFTPTDFWMICPTAQLMLGEGEFCEGPDAEAGNCIKHFADNSIGGFAGGLVNHIPTWIVKQLARITKNNPIIQYPMSQEVRALSTRVSQTVLAMNKLDGIIAPNAFMKQLFIRYGVNLDLISESPFGIDLNFDDKTARVINYQSPLNVGYIGTLAPHKGCHVVIEAFNKLPAGLAILYIYGDSTEFPDYYHKLISLADNNKDIHFCGTFPNAQINSVMSALDVLVVPSIWYENTPLVLYSAQAAKCPVIASDLPGISIVIKNGINGFLFEPGNINALSEHLKSISSNRELIKTLGDSCKDPLSIKEYVNYLLDRWGQSK, encoded by the coding sequence ATGCGTGTTCTACTAACCGCTCATCAGTTTTTTCCGGCTTACAAAGCGGGTACAGAAATCCTGACACTGTCTGTAGCGAAAGAATTAAGCAGGCATGGACATGAAGTGCGAGTTTTCACCGGACATCTTGGCGATGAATCACTGGAAGAAAGCGACCGTTACGATGAATATGAATATGAGGGCATTCATGTTTATCGCTTCCACCATGCTTATACTCCTATGGCTGGGCAAACCTCATTGATTGAGGTCGGTTACAAGAATGAACTAGCCTTGCGGTTTTTTCGCGAGATTGTAGAAGAGTTTAAACCCGACCTTGTGCATTATTTCCATTTGAACCGCTTGGGGATTGGGTTAATAAATTATCTCGCTGATCAGGCTGTTCCTCAATACTTTACTCCCACAGATTTTTGGATGATTTGCCCGACGGCGCAATTGATGCTTGGTGAAGGGGAGTTTTGTGAAGGTCCTGATGCTGAGGCCGGCAATTGTATCAAGCATTTCGCCGATAACTCTATCGGAGGATTTGCCGGTGGGCTGGTTAATCATATACCTACCTGGATAGTTAAGCAATTGGCTCGCATCACCAAGAATAACCCCATTATTCAATATCCCATGAGCCAGGAAGTCAGAGCATTATCTACTCGTGTCAGTCAGACTGTATTGGCAATGAACAAACTGGATGGTATTATTGCACCCAATGCATTCATGAAACAGTTATTTATTCGATATGGAGTAAATCTAGACCTTATCTCTGAGAGTCCTTTTGGCATCGATTTAAACTTTGATGACAAAACTGCTAGAGTGATAAATTACCAATCGCCCCTTAACGTAGGGTATATTGGGACGCTCGCACCGCATAAAGGTTGTCATGTAGTCATCGAAGCCTTTAATAAATTACCTGCTGGTCTGGCCATTCTATATATTTATGGCGACTCCACCGAATTTCCGGATTATTACCATAAATTGATTTCTTTGGCCGATAATAATAAAGACATTCATTTTTGTGGAACTTTCCCAAACGCTCAAATAAACAGCGTAATGTCAGCGTTGGACGTTTTAGTTGTACCCTCTATTTGGTATGAAAATACACCTTTAGTGCTTTATTCAGCTCAAGCTGCTAAATGTCCGGTAATTGCCTCTGACTTGCCCGGTATATCGATCGTGATCAAAAATGGTATAAATGGATTTTTATTTGAGCCAGGAAATATCAACGCCTTATCAGAACATCTTAAGTCAATATCTTCAAATAGAGAGTTGATTAAAACTTTAGGAGATTCATGTAAAGACCCTCTTTCAATTAAAGAATATGTCAATTACCTGCTTGATCGCTGGGGCCAATCGAAATGA
- the tnpA gene encoding IS66 family insertion sequence element accessory protein TnpA, whose amino-acid sequence MIKRHTRAEQQQHIDAWKLSGLTKQDYCEQQGITLSNFYYWMKNHNNNTDTAPAASAFIPARRISVDVNRPEAVTLNLPNGCSVSCLPAQLRSVMQALSLC is encoded by the coding sequence ATGATAAAGCGGCACACCCGAGCGGAACAGCAACAGCATATTGATGCATGGAAACTCAGCGGATTAACTAAACAGGATTATTGTGAACAGCAGGGTATTACTCTCAGTAATTTTTATTATTGGATGAAAAATCATAATAATAATACCGATACTGCGCCTGCCGCATCGGCATTTATTCCGGCCCGACGTATTTCCGTTGACGTTAATCGTCCCGAGGCGGTGACGCTGAATCTGCCTAACGGCTGCTCTGTCAGCTGTTTGCCCGCTCAGTTGAGGAGCGTGATGCAGGCACTGTCACTGTGTTAA
- the tnpB gene encoding IS66 family insertion sequence element accessory protein TnpB (TnpB, as the term is used for proteins encoded by IS66 family insertion elements, is considered an accessory protein, since TnpC, encoded by a neighboring gene, is a DDE family transposase.), which yields MLTPQHIWLAREPVDMRRGIDTLTQYITDNLHQPWQAGAAFVFCNKAHSRMKVLRWDKHGVWLCLRRLHQGHFIWPKQGDVAWMLSPEQFDWLMKGVDWQRVDGLDLTQWR from the coding sequence GTGTTAACCCCCCAACATATCTGGCTGGCGCGCGAGCCGGTGGATATGCGCCGTGGTATTGATACGCTGACGCAATATATCACCGATAATTTGCACCAGCCCTGGCAGGCGGGCGCCGCCTTTGTGTTTTGCAATAAGGCCCACTCGCGCATGAAGGTCTTGCGTTGGGACAAGCACGGTGTCTGGCTTTGTCTCAGACGTCTTCACCAGGGCCATTTTATCTGGCCGAAACAGGGTGATGTCGCCTGGATGCTGTCGCCGGAACAGTTCGACTGGCTGATGAAAGGGGTGGACTGGCAGCGCGTCGACGGCCTGGATTTAACTCAATGGAGATAA
- the tnpC gene encoding IS66 family transposase, with the protein MDIDALLASQNPDELRALALKLLSENQAQQEVTVKLRAELQQRTTYIQQLEEALKNARQWRFGRKSEAFQGEQRGLFDEDIEADAADIEQQLATLLPEPKAQKPAQPKRRPLPPELPRQDIHLAPTSDSCPDCGHALRFIRDEISERLEYVPARFIVHRHIRPQFSCEHCDTVVSAALPPQLIEKGQPGPGLLAQVVCAKSLDHLPLYRQQVIYQRSGVDIPRSTLAGWFGAVGAALKPLADRLHHDLLQQPVLQADETPLSILDPGKGKTQRGYLWAYITAHSADRAIVLYDCQPGRSGQYARDVLKGWSGTLVVDGYAGYQALFDSGQALDAGCWAHARRKFFELYTANKSPVAKRALDSIRELYKLERKIKPRPPDKKRQWRRRYARPRLEVFHRWLVLQQPQAAPNSALRKALDYTLKRWPALLRYLDDGRVPIDNNRTENVIRPVAVGRKNWLFAGSLRAGQRMAAILSLLETAKLNGLDPYIWLRDVLTRLPSWPNSQINELLPYAENSFT; encoded by the coding sequence ATGGATATCGACGCTCTGCTGGCCTCACAAAACCCCGATGAACTGCGCGCCCTGGCGTTAAAACTGCTGTCTGAAAATCAGGCACAGCAAGAAGTTACGGTAAAACTGCGTGCAGAACTGCAGCAGCGGACGACCTATATCCAGCAACTGGAAGAGGCGCTGAAAAATGCCCGCCAGTGGCGCTTCGGGCGTAAAAGCGAAGCCTTCCAGGGCGAACAGCGCGGGCTGTTCGATGAAGATATCGAGGCCGATGCCGCCGATATCGAACAGCAGTTGGCCACCCTGTTGCCCGAACCGAAAGCACAAAAACCGGCGCAGCCCAAACGCCGGCCGCTGCCGCCCGAACTGCCGCGCCAGGATATCCACCTGGCACCGACATCCGATAGCTGCCCGGACTGCGGCCATGCTCTGCGCTTCATCCGTGATGAAATCAGCGAACGGCTGGAATATGTGCCGGCGCGTTTTATCGTGCACCGCCATATCCGCCCGCAGTTCAGCTGTGAGCACTGCGACACCGTGGTCAGCGCGGCGCTCCCACCACAGCTGATAGAAAAAGGCCAGCCGGGTCCCGGTCTGCTGGCGCAGGTGGTGTGCGCCAAAAGCCTTGATCATCTGCCGCTCTACCGCCAGCAGGTCATCTATCAACGCAGCGGCGTCGATATCCCGCGCAGCACGCTGGCGGGCTGGTTCGGCGCGGTGGGCGCGGCGCTCAAACCGCTGGCCGACCGGCTCCATCACGACCTGTTGCAACAACCGGTACTGCAGGCCGACGAAACCCCGCTGTCTATCCTCGACCCCGGCAAGGGTAAAACCCAGCGGGGTTACCTCTGGGCCTATATCACCGCGCACAGCGCCGACCGGGCCATCGTACTCTATGACTGCCAGCCGGGGCGCAGCGGCCAATACGCCCGCGACGTGCTTAAAGGCTGGTCCGGCACCCTGGTGGTGGACGGTTATGCCGGTTACCAGGCGTTGTTCGACAGCGGTCAGGCCCTTGACGCGGGCTGTTGGGCGCACGCCCGGCGTAAGTTCTTCGAGCTCTATACCGCCAATAAAAGCCCGGTGGCCAAACGGGCCCTCGACAGCATCCGTGAGTTGTACAAACTCGAGCGTAAAATCAAACCGCGACCGCCGGATAAAAAGCGCCAATGGCGACGGCGCTATGCCCGACCCCGGCTGGAGGTCTTCCACCGGTGGCTCGTGTTGCAACAGCCACAGGCGGCGCCCAACTCAGCGCTGCGCAAAGCGCTGGACTACACCCTGAAACGCTGGCCGGCCTTACTGCGCTATCTGGATGACGGCCGGGTCCCCATCGATAATAACCGCACGGAAAATGTGATACGTCCGGTGGCCGTGGGCAGAAAAAATTGGCTTTTTGCCGGGTCGCTGCGCGCCGGGCAACGCATGGCGGCTATCCTGAGCCTGCTGGAAACCGCGAAACTGAACGGTCTTGACCCGTATATCTGGCTGCGGGATGTATTAACCCGCTTGCCTTCCTGGCCCAACAGTCAGATAAACGAACTGTTGCCCTACGCCGAAAATAGCTTCACGTAA
- a CDS encoding sugar phosphate nucleotidyltransferase, which translates to MKILKAVIPVAGLGMHLLPATKAIPKEMLPIVDKPMIQYLVEECAAAGIKEIVLVTHASKNAIENHFDTSYELEALLEARVKNTLLKEVQSICPKGLTIMNVRQGEPLGLGHAILCAKPMLGNSPFVVVLPDILLDDSTYNNRSENLAAMVKSYHETGHSQVLVQSMPREHLPEYSVISCDEDVSKPGDSALIQSFIEKPQDLTNIDSDLAAVGRYVLSADIWPLLEKTEPGAWGRIQLTDAIASLVNHQPVDALYLTGKSFNCGRKLGYMQAFVTYGLRNEKFGKDFREKIKSLL; encoded by the coding sequence ATGAAAATTTTAAAAGCTGTGATCCCCGTTGCCGGCCTGGGCATGCATCTTCTGCCGGCCACCAAAGCCATACCGAAGGAAATGCTGCCCATCGTCGATAAGCCGATGATTCAATACCTGGTAGAAGAGTGCGCGGCCGCCGGCATTAAAGAGATTGTATTGGTGACCCATGCCTCTAAAAATGCCATTGAAAACCATTTTGATACCTCGTACGAACTGGAAGCCCTGTTGGAAGCGCGGGTAAAAAATACCCTGCTCAAAGAAGTGCAGTCGATTTGTCCGAAGGGCCTGACCATCATGAACGTGCGCCAGGGCGAACCGCTGGGACTGGGGCATGCCATTCTGTGCGCCAAACCGATGCTGGGTAATTCGCCGTTCGTGGTGGTACTGCCGGATATTCTGCTGGATGATTCCACCTATAACAATCGCAGCGAAAACCTGGCGGCCATGGTGAAGAGTTACCATGAAACCGGCCACAGCCAGGTATTGGTGCAGTCTATGCCGCGGGAGCATCTGCCGGAGTATTCGGTAATAAGCTGTGATGAGGATGTCTCCAAGCCCGGCGACAGCGCGTTGATTCAGTCGTTTATTGAAAAACCCCAGGATCTGACCAATATCGATTCCGATCTGGCGGCGGTGGGGCGTTATGTTCTGTCGGCGGATATCTGGCCGTTGCTGGAAAAAACCGAGCCGGGCGCCTGGGGCCGTATCCAGCTCACGGATGCCATCGCGTCGCTGGTGAACCACCAGCCGGTGGATGCGCTGTATCTCACCGGTAAAAGCTTTAACTGCGGTCGTAAACTGGGCTATATGCAGGCATTTGTGACCTATGGCCTGAGAAATGAAAAATTTGGCAAAGATTTCCGTGAGAAGATCAAAAGCCTTCTGTAG